In Haliscomenobacter hydrossis DSM 1100, the DNA window AAAATGTAAAGCTGCGGCTTGATTTTCAGGGAACGCCTATTTTACAAAACATGCTTCCTGACTCCATTCGTCAGCGCGCAATGTATTGGACTTTTGACTCGCTTTCACCTGGCGCTGCACGCTGGATAAAACTTGATTTTTTAATTCCCGGAGTTGGACAAATCGGAGATTCTCTGGTTTACAAGTCCACTGCGTTTTATCAACAGTCGCCTAATCTGGTCGATTCTACCATCTATCGATACCAGGATATTTTGCTTTGTTCTTACGATCCCAACGATAAATTAGTACAGCCCGAGGGCCTCCAAAAAAATAAATTGACCTTGTTCAACCAATACCTCAATTACACCATCCGCTTTCAAAATACGGGTAATTTTCCCGCCCGTCACATTACCATCATTGATACCATCGATCGGGATTTGGATTTCGCGAGCTTCGAGTTTTTAAATGCCAGCCATCCTATCACTGAGGTTACGGGTAAAGGCAATGTGGTAAAATTTGTGTTCAAAAACATCAATCTACCCGATTCAACCAATAATGAACCAGAAAGCCACGGATTTGTGAGTTTTAGAATCAAAGACCGCAGTGGTTTGGCTGAAAAAACAACAATCAACAATACCGCGTATATTTATTTTGATCAAAATCCAGCTATCGTTACCAATACTACCCAAAACATCATGGTATCCAAATTTGAGGATATCTCCACTTCAAGTCAAGATAAATCCATCTCCCCACACTTTAGGTTATATCCCAATCCAGCCCAAGATTATTTTTTATTGGATGCCTCAATGGATAATTTCAGCAGCATCAAGTGGAAAATGATCAATACCCTGGGAAAAACATGCCTGGAAGGAAATACACACCGTTTCCCCCAACATATTTCGACCCATACCCTTCCAAATGGCATGTACTATTTGATACTTGAGGGGAGAAAAATAATGAAAGTGGTCATTACCCGCTAAAAATGGTTTTAGGGTTTTAGGGTTATCAAAAACTCGAGCATTATTGCACTAGATCTTGCTTTCCCCAAACCCTAAAACCCTAAAACTTAAAACCCTAAAACCTTATTTCAACGGAATCGCCAGCACCGGAATTGCCGCGTGGTTGATGGTATCCTCGGTCAAACTGCCCAGCAAAACGTGGGCCAAACCGCGGCGTTGATGCGTTCCCATCACGATCAGGTCAGCATTCTTTTCTTTGGCAAAATCAAAAATCACCTGCTCTTCATTGAGCGTAAAGGTTTCGGTTTTGTAGATTTCAACATCCTTCAAACCCGTAGATTCAACGAGCGCTTTTTCCCGTGCTTCGATTTCTGTATCTCCCCGGTAAGCACCCGGATTGTTGATGTACAACAGGTGGAATTTTCCGCCAAAGATGGCTTCCCATTCACGCAAGCTTTCAAATAATTTCTTTTGGTCAGCTTCAAGTGTAGTAGGAACTACCACGTTTTTGAATTCGAAAGTTTTGTTGTCATGCACTGTCAATACAGGGCATTTTGCCGTCCGAACGACTTTTTCGGTATTCGAGCCAACAAAAAATTCTTTCAAGCCACTGGCACCTTTGGTTCCCATAATAATGAGGTCGACACCTTCGGTTTGTACGACGTCTTCAACAATGGTAGAAAATGGGCCGCCAATTACAGCAGTACGGATGTTGTGTGCGTTGAGTCTGGCCGCTACATCACCCAGCATTTTTTCCAAATTTTCGTGAACCATATTGAGGTATTTTTCCTCAATGGTACGATCGTATGTATAGTAGTATTCGGATACTGGTAAGGCTGCGCCAATTTGTTCGTTGACGTGCAAAAGCACGATCTCAGCGTCAATTTTTTTGGCGATTTGTACAGCTACATCCAATGCTTGTTGGGCATTTTCAGAGAAATCGGTAGGAACAAGGATTTTTTTCATGGCTACTTTTATTTTCTAGTTCAAAATTAGCTAGATGAACTGCTAGCTGCGTTGATGATCATGCTGTTGAAGGAATGATTTTTGTCACCATCAGGACTGGGTGTAACCTTTAATAATTTTTTCAAAAAGCCTCCCACTCAATAAACGTTTCAGCGTCAAAGAGAGTTTCTGGTACGATTTACCAATCGGATATATCTTTTGTAAATGATTCTTATCGAGTAATTTAATGATCTCTGTGGCCATGTATTCCGCGGTTGAACCTTTGCTCACCCCGTCGTTCATGTTTTGGGCCACTTTGGCAAACACGGTATTGTATGCAGGGTTGTCGGAGGCGTATTCCATGATGCGGTGCGCCGTGATGGCCGTTTGGATGTCGCCGCACTGGATGCTGCACACCTGAATGCCAAAACGCTCAACCTCCAGCCTTAATGCTTCGGTAATGCGGTCTACTGCGGCTTTGCTCGCGCTGTACACCGCGCGATAAGGCAGAGCCACTTCCGCCGCGATTGAACTGATGTTGATGATTTTTCCGGTTTTCGCCTCGCGCATAGATGGCAACACTGCTTGGATGACCCGAATCAAGCCAAATACATTGGTGTCAAAAGCCTGCTGAATGCTGTTGATGCTCATCACTTCCAAGGGTCCGGCTATGCCTACTCCCGCATTGTTGATCAACACATCAATTTGTCCCTGTTCGCGCAGGATTTGGGCCACGGCTGCTTGTACACTGGCCTCGTCTTGCACATCCATGATCAAGAGTTTGAACCGATTTTCCTCGGTAGGCTTGCGGCTGGTGCCGTAAACAATGTATCCTTTTTGTGCCAAAAGACTAGCCAATGCCTCTCCCAAACCCGAAGAGGCTCCCGTTACCAAAGCTACTTTTTTCATGATTAGCGTGTAAAATTACGGGCAGGAATCAATTCTTTAGATCCTGGCGTGTACTTGTAAAATCCTTCTCCATTTTTTACGCCCAGCTTACCAGCAGTCACCATATTGACCAACAGTGGGCAGGGGGCGTATTTGGGTTGGCCAAAACCATCCTGCAATACCTTTAATATTGACAAACAGACATCCAGTCCGATAAAATCGGCCAATTGTAGGGGTCCCATCGGGTGAGCCATGCCCAATTTCATCACTGTATCAATTTCCGTTACGCCAGCCACACCTTCATAAAGGGTATAAATCGCCTCGTTGATCATGGGCATCAGGATGCGGTTGGCGACGAAGCCTGGATAATCATTGACCTCTACTGGTACCTTACCCAGGGTTTGAGAAAGTTCCATAATGATCCGTGTGGTATCCTCGCTGGTATCAAAACCCCGAATCACTTCCACCAATTTCATCAGGGGTACCGGGTTCATAAAATGCATCCCGATGACCTGGGCGGGCCGCTTGGTGGCAGCGGCAATTTGGGTAATGGAAATGGAGGAGGTATTGGTGGCCAGAATGGCCTTTTCAGGGGCAAAAACATCCAAATCACGGAAAATCTGGAGCTTCAGCGCACTGTTTTCGGTTGCTGCTTCCACTACTAAATGAGCCGTAGCCAGTCCTTCTTCTAAACTGGATACGGTCCGAATGTTGCTCAGCGTACGGTCTTTGTCAGCAGTACTGATGGTTTCTTTTTTGACCATACGGTCCAAATTGGCGCTGATGGTAGTCAGGGCTTTTTCGAGGGCGGCCTCAGATACATCAATCAGCGTAACCGGATGATCGTACTGGGCAAAAAGATGAGCGATGCCATTTCCCATGGTACCCGCTCCAACGACACTGATGTTTTTCATTCTATAGCGATTGAAGTGACGAAGGTACAGCGAACTACCGTCTTTTTTCAGCGTTGGCTTTGGAAATGCCCGGCTTAGTCGAATTTTCCAGCATGCCTTTGTGCGAGCGCATAGTTTTGTAAGCATCACAAAAAAACCTGTACCCTAATGGAAGCAAAATTTAAGTTAACCAGCCTTTTGGGTCTGCTGATTGGACTGAGTCTATTTTCTTGCAGCAACGCCGCCAACGAAAAAGCAGCCCGTGAAGCCGAAAAAGAAGAAGATGGTTTTCACCTGAGCATTTCCACCAAAGACGGCGATGTCAAAATTGACGCATCGGAAAAAGGGGATAAAAAAACTGCGAAAGACAAAGATGGTTTTCACTTGCGTATTTCTACCGATGAAGGAGATACGGAAATCAACGGAAAAGACCTCGAAGAAGAAATTGTGAAAAATTTTGACTTACAAATCAATGGTTCTGGTAAAAAACTGGATGCCAAAGTATTGCGCAGCATGTTTCCCGAACGGATTGGCTGGTTCAAACGCACAGAATACAATTTTCAAAATGCTCTGGGCCTGATGTCCAATGCCGAGGTAGAATACACCAAGGGAAATCAAAAGGTGGCCGTAGTGGTCATGGGTGGTGCCCTTGGCAACATTGCCGGAGCCTTTGGCGATATGTTTGAAGGTGAGTTTGACCTAAAAGATTCCGATATGCAACAAAAAACCGGAGAATGGAATGGTCAAAAGTACATTGAAGGCTACAACGAAGCGGAGAAGAAAGCCTTCATGCAAATGATCATCGACGACCGCATCATGGTCGTTGTCGCAGCGGAAAACATGTCCGCATGGAATTTCAACTGGTGGTGGAAACGGATTGATTGGAAGAAGTTGGAGCAGTAACCCATCCGGGTTTTAGATCCGCTTGTATTTCAATCGAATGGCATTCCCGATCACCACTACATCCGAAAAAGCCATAAACAAAGCCCCCCACATCGGGTTGAGGTAGCCCATCGCCGCCATTGGAATGGCCACAATGTTGTAAGCAAAAGCCCAATACAAGCTCTGCTTGATGGTCAGCACCGTATGGGTACAAATGGCCAGTGCCTGTGGCAAACGTTCCAGGTTGCCATTGAGCAACACGATTTGCGCCGATTGTATCGCCGCCTGGGAGGCGTTGCTCAGTGATACACCAATGCTGGCTTTGGCCAGTGCTGGTGCGTCGTTGATGCCATCGCCAACCATTGCGGTCGGGGCTTCCTTGCTCAAACGGGCAATGATGTCCAATTTTTGCCCGGGTTGTTGCTCCGCAAAAAAATGGGTGACGCCCAATGCCTCGGCCACGCTTGCCGTTTTTGCCTGTTTGTCGCCGCTCAATATATAACTAGCGATGTTTTTGGATTTGAGGTAATCGATACATGCTTTGGCCTCGGGTTTGATGGTGTCAGTTATACTCAGGGTGGCCAGTTTATCGCCATTTTTGCGCAAAATCAGTGTGCCCTGGCCATTTTCTGAAGCGCCAAATTCGTAGATATTGCCCGCTTCATCCTCCCCACTCATGCCTTTACCTTTTTCTTCCTCCACATTTGTTAAGGTGATTGGCCCCAGGCGTTGCCCATTCAGGCTGACCTGAGCTTCCATTTCCTGCACCAGGGATTTGGCAATGGGGTGAGAGGAGTGCATTTCGAGGTCGTAAATCAAATTGTTCACTTCTGCTTCACGAACCCCTGGAGCGTAGTCAATGTGCTCCACCACAAATGTCCCCGTGGTTAATGTTCCAGTCTTGTCAAAAACAATGTTACGAATGTTTGCAAAGATCTCGAGGGTTTTGCCCCCTTTGACCAAAATGCCATTGCGCGCCAGACGCCCTACCCCCACCATTACCGCAGTTGGCGTAGCCAGGCCCATGGCACATGGGCAAGAGATGACCAGTACCGCGATGGCATTCATCAAGGCATTTTTAAACGCAATGTCAAATACAAAATAACTGAGTAGAAAGGTCAGTGCTGAAATGCTCACCACTACCGGCACAAAAATGGCGCTGATTTTATCGGCCAAACGCTGGATTTCCGGTTTGTCTTGTTGGGCGGTTTTGATCAATTCGATCATTTGACCCAATACCGATTTTTTACCCACCGCATTGACTTTGAGCTGAAAATTGCCACTCAACACCAGAGAGCCTCCAATGACCTGATCACCCAGCTGTTTGTTGATGGGCAGACTTTCTCCGGTCAGCATGGATTCGTCGATACTGGCCTGGCCCAGAAAAATCTCCCCATCAGCCGGCACTTTGTCTCCTTCGTTGACCTGCAAAATGTATCCGGTTTTGATTTCAGGATAGTGGATTCCCACAATCGTTCCGGAAGGCATGATGCGCCGAGCGTGCTCCACCTGAAGTTTACCCAGTTCAGCAATGGCGGTTGTGGTTTGTGCCACCGCTCTTTTTTCAATCCAGTTTCCCAACAACACCAGCGTAAAAATGGTGGCACTGGTTTCATAAAAAATGTACTGGGTTTCTCCACTGAGGGTTCCTACCAGACTGTAAACAAAGGCCGCGGTTCCCCCCATGAAAATCAACACATCCATATTGGGCATGCCATTGCGGATGGAGCTCCAGGCACTTTTGCCAAAATGCCAGGCGCCCAATACAAACACGGGCAGACAGATCGCCAATTGGATCCAGGCATTGTGCATAAAGGCCAAATGGATGCCTGCCGACATCAAAAGGTGCCCCAACAAAAGTGGAAGGGTGAAAATGGCCCCGATCAAAAGTTTGCGCTCGAGGGTCCAAAAATCGGGCTTTTGTTCGGGCTCAACCACGGTATAGCCCAATTTGTTGATCCCGCCTTTGGCCTCTTCCAAGGAAATACTTTCATCAACCAGACGAAAACGCACTTCTTTGGTTTGGAAGTTGACATACACTTCTTCCAAACCCTTGCGCTCCAGGTAGCGGGTAATGCCCGCTGCACAGTTGGCGCAATCCATTCCTTCTACGGTTAATTCGACCAGTGGCTTCATTGGTTGATCAGTGATTTAAGTCCCGCAGATTACGCAGATGTACACAGATATTATCATAAAAATCTGTAAAAAATCTGCGTGATCTGCGGGAAACATTTTTCATTATTTTGCGGCGTTGTACCGCTTTTCTACCTCCGCCCAATTCAAGACATTCCAAAAGGCTTTGATGTAATCCGCTCTTTTGTTCTGGTATTTCAGGTAATAGGCGTGTTCCCAAACGTCAAGTCCAAGAACCGGCGTACCCGCCTGCTTTTTAACAATTTTGCTCATCAATGGGTTGTCTTGATTGGGGGTAGAGCTGATGAAGATTTCTCCTTTGCTGTTGACACTCAACCAGGCCCAACCCGAACCAAATCGTCCGGTCGCTTCGGCGGTAAAGATTTCTTTAAACTTGTCAAAGCTACCGTACTTGGTGCTGATGGCATTGGCCACATTGCCCGTAGGTGTTCCGCCACCTTGTGGAGAAAGCAAAGACCAGAACAGCGTATGGTTGAAATGTCCGCCGCCATTGTTGCGAATGGCTGGTTGTTTGCTGGTGACGTTGCTCTGTACCTGTTCGATACTCATCGTGGCAAAAGCCGTTCCGGCCACAGCCTTGTTCAGGTTGGTCACATAGGCGTTGTGGTGCCGATCATGGTGGATTTCCATGGTCATTTTATCAAAGTGAGGCTCAAGGGCATCATTGGCAAAAGCCAGGGGAGCCAAGGTGAATGGCCCGGTTTGTTGCGCTTCATCGGTGTCAAAATCGGGTACTAATGCCCGATCAGCCCATACGTTCCGTGGTTTGAGCAGGGATGCTGCTGCTACAAATAAACCCGTTCTCAAAAAATTTCGCTTATCCATTGGTGAATCTTTATTGATGAAACAGTCTCCGGTCAAGAGGAGTTCTATGCCGGACTAAATATAAACAGCTTGGCGATTTCATTCGATTTTTGAAAAAAAAATCCTCGGAATTCTTTACTTGATTTCGAAGGCAAAAGGCATTAAATTTTATCTTCTTCCACTTTTTACAGAATTAATTTTATCAAACCAAAAACTATCATTATTATTATGAATCAAAATCGGGTTAAACCAAATTTAATCTATTTCTTTCAAATTAAATGTGCTCTGCTATGTTATCCGTACGCCGTTTGCTTGACAACAAAAAAATCAATTCGGTTTGGAGTGTCCGACCTGACCACATGGTAATTGACGCCCTTGCATTGATGTCGCAACAAGGTATTGGTGCGGTATTGGTGATGGATGAAGATCAGTTGATTGGTATTTTTTCGGAAAGAGATTACGCACGCAAAGGCATCATTGTTGGCCGCAAGGCGAAAAGTACGCCCGTTACGGAAGTCATGACTGCCAATGTATTTACGGTGTCCCCCGATATGGACATCGAAGATTGTATGACCCTGTTTTCAGAAAAACGCATCCGCCACCTCCCCGTGATGGAAAACCAAAAGGTCATTGGCATGCTGAGTATTGGCGACATCGTATCCGCCATCATCCAGGCTCAGGATCAACAAATCAGATATTTGGAAGCTTACATTACTGGTCAATGATCCGTACAAATTCAAGCTTCTTTTTATAGCCCCGAACGCACAGCATGTGCGTTCGGGGCCTAACTCACGCCTATTATCTCCATCCTTTCAACACCTTTACCTATGTCTATCCTGATTGTAATTGTGTTTATTATTGGTTACACGCTAATTGCCTTGGAGCATCCCTTAAAGTTGGACAAAGCAGCCTCAGCCATGCTTACTGGTGTATTCTGTTGGTTGGTTTTGGCTTATGGTTTTTCTTCGATGCCCGCAAGTGCAGGTGTTACGGAAAGTTCTACGGTGTATTTAGAGCACCAGCTTTTTGAGCACCTGGGTGAAATTGCCGG includes these proteins:
- a CDS encoding universal stress protein, with the protein product MKKILVPTDFSENAQQALDVAVQIAKKIDAEIVLLHVNEQIGAALPVSEYYYTYDRTIEEKYLNMVHENLEKMLGDVAARLNAHNIRTAVIGGPFSTIVEDVVQTEGVDLIIMGTKGASGLKEFFVGSNTEKVVRTAKCPVLTVHDNKTFEFKNVVVPTTLEADQKKLFESLREWEAIFGGKFHLLYINNPGAYRGDTEIEAREKALVESTGLKDVEIYKTETFTLNEEQVIFDFAKEKNADLIVMGTHQRRGLAHVLLGSLTEDTINHAAIPVLAIPLK
- a CDS encoding SDR family oxidoreductase, whose translation is MKKVALVTGASSGLGEALASLLAQKGYIVYGTSRKPTEENRFKLLIMDVQDEASVQAAVAQILREQGQIDVLINNAGVGIAGPLEVMSINSIQQAFDTNVFGLIRVIQAVLPSMREAKTGKIINISSIAAEVALPYRAVYSASKAAVDRITEALRLEVERFGIQVCSIQCGDIQTAITAHRIMEYASDNPAYNTVFAKVAQNMNDGVSKGSTAEYMATEIIKLLDKNHLQKIYPIGKSYQKLSLTLKRLLSGRLFEKIIKGYTQS
- a CDS encoding 3-hydroxyacyl-CoA dehydrogenase family protein is translated as MKNISVVGAGTMGNGIAHLFAQYDHPVTLIDVSEAALEKALTTISANLDRMVKKETISTADKDRTLSNIRTVSSLEEGLATAHLVVEAATENSALKLQIFRDLDVFAPEKAILATNTSSISITQIAAATKRPAQVIGMHFMNPVPLMKLVEVIRGFDTSEDTTRIIMELSQTLGKVPVEVNDYPGFVANRILMPMINEAIYTLYEGVAGVTEIDTVMKLGMAHPMGPLQLADFIGLDVCLSILKVLQDGFGQPKYAPCPLLVNMVTAGKLGVKNGEGFYKYTPGSKELIPARNFTR
- a CDS encoding heavy metal translocating P-type ATPase, coding for MKPLVELTVEGMDCANCAAGITRYLERKGLEEVYVNFQTKEVRFRLVDESISLEEAKGGINKLGYTVVEPEQKPDFWTLERKLLIGAIFTLPLLLGHLLMSAGIHLAFMHNAWIQLAICLPVFVLGAWHFGKSAWSSIRNGMPNMDVLIFMGGTAAFVYSLVGTLSGETQYIFYETSATIFTLVLLGNWIEKRAVAQTTTAIAELGKLQVEHARRIMPSGTIVGIHYPEIKTGYILQVNEGDKVPADGEIFLGQASIDESMLTGESLPINKQLGDQVIGGSLVLSGNFQLKVNAVGKKSVLGQMIELIKTAQQDKPEIQRLADKISAIFVPVVVSISALTFLLSYFVFDIAFKNALMNAIAVLVISCPCAMGLATPTAVMVGVGRLARNGILVKGGKTLEIFANIRNIVFDKTGTLTTGTFVVEHIDYAPGVREAEVNNLIYDLEMHSSHPIAKSLVQEMEAQVSLNGQRLGPITLTNVEEEKGKGMSGEDEAGNIYEFGASENGQGTLILRKNGDKLATLSITDTIKPEAKACIDYLKSKNIASYILSGDKQAKTASVAEALGVTHFFAEQQPGQKLDIIARLSKEAPTAMVGDGINDAPALAKASIGVSLSNASQAAIQSAQIVLLNGNLERLPQALAICTHTVLTIKQSLYWAFAYNIVAIPMAAMGYLNPMWGALFMAFSDVVVIGNAIRLKYKRI
- a CDS encoding superoxide dismutase; this encodes MDKRNFLRTGLFVAAASLLKPRNVWADRALVPDFDTDEAQQTGPFTLAPLAFANDALEPHFDKMTMEIHHDRHHNAYVTNLNKAVAGTAFATMSIEQVQSNVTSKQPAIRNNGGGHFNHTLFWSLLSPQGGGTPTGNVANAISTKYGSFDKFKEIFTAEATGRFGSGWAWLSVNSKGEIFISSTPNQDNPLMSKIVKKQAGTPVLGLDVWEHAYYLKYQNKRADYIKAFWNVLNWAEVEKRYNAAK
- a CDS encoding CBS domain-containing protein — encoded protein: MLSVRRLLDNKKINSVWSVRPDHMVIDALALMSQQGIGAVLVMDEDQLIGIFSERDYARKGIIVGRKAKSTPVTEVMTANVFTVSPDMDIEDCMTLFSEKRIRHLPVMENQKVIGMLSIGDIVSAIIQAQDQQIRYLEAYITGQ